From the genome of Labrus bergylta chromosome 12, fLabBer1.1, whole genome shotgun sequence, one region includes:
- the mapk13 gene encoding mitogen-activated protein kinase 13 yields MESQGCFSREEINSTVWEVPEKYTRLKQIGTGAYGSVCSAINEKTKEKVAIKKLHRPFQSEIFAKRAYRELRLLKHMKHENVVGLLEVFTAATSLDDMQDFYLVMPYLFTDLSKVRGHLSEDKVQFLVYQMLCGLRYIHKAGIIHRDLKPGNLAVNQDCELKILDFGLARSTDAEMTGYVVTRWYRAPEVILNWMHYTQTVDIWSVGCIMAEMINGKTLFKGKDYMDQLTQIMKVTGVPGSEFIQKLDSPEAKTYIKALPRYPRKDFSTLFPRCSAMGIDLLEKMLVLDGDERPTAELALEHPYFDSLKDPDDFPEPKAYDDSHDNATLSLEEWKRLCFKEVKSFVPFPRRDSKRKNTLTMSP; encoded by the exons ATGGAGTCTCAGGGATGTTTCTCCCGAGAGGAAATCAACAGCACGGTGTGGGAAGTCCCGGAGAAATACACACGGCTCAAACAGATAGGGACCGGGGCTTACGGCTCCGTGTG CTCAGCAATAAATGAAAAGACTAAAGAGAAAGTGGCCATTAAGAAGCTCCACAGGCCCTTCCAGTCAGAGATCTTTGCTAAGAGGGCCTACCGAGAGCTCCGACTGCTCAAACACATGAAGCATGAAAAT GTGGTAGGACTTCTTGAAGTGTTTACAGCTGCTACAAGCCTTGACGACATGCAGGACTT CTACCTGGTGATGCCTTACTTGTTTACTGACCTGTCGAAGGTGCGGGGACATCTCTCAGAGGACAAAGTCCAGTTTCTTGTCTACCAAATGCTCTGTGGACTCAGG TATATCCACAAGGCTGGAATCATCCACAGG GATCTTAAGCCAGGAAACTTGGCAGTGAACCAAGACTGTGAACTGAAG ATCCTTGACTTTGGGCTCGCTCGCAGCACAGACGCCGAGATGACGGGCTACGTGGTAACCCGTTGGTACCGGGCACCTGAGGTCATTCTGAACTGGATGCACTACACCCAGACGG TGGACATCTGGTCTGTGGGCTGCATCATGGCAGAAATGATCAATGGAAAAACCCTTTTTAAAGGCAAAGACT ACATGGACCAGCTGACTCAGATCATGAAAGTGACAGGAGTACCTGGATCAGAGTTCATCCAGAAGCTGGACAGCCCAGAG GCCAAAACATATATAAAGGCTCTCCCTCGTTATCCCAGAAAGGACTTCTCTACATTGTTCCCCAGATGCAGTGCAATGG GTATTGACCTGCTGGAGAAGATGCTCGTTCTGGACGGAGACGAGAGGCCCACAGCTGAACTCGCTCTGGAGCACCCGTACTTCGACAGCCTGAAGGACCCAGATGACTTCCCTGAGCCCAAAGCGTACGACGACAGCCATGACAACGCCACTCTGTCCCTTGAGGAGTGGAAGC GGTTATGTTTCAAAGAGGTGAAAAGCTTTGTTCCATTCCCACGGAGGGACTCCAAGAGGAAAAATACTCTGACTATGTCTCCCTGA
- the brpf3b gene encoding bromodomain and PHD finger-containing protein 3 isoform X1 — MRKPRRKGQVAAGGAGEDVRKSNGTVGGRGGARQRSPSPYSLKASPNRDTLTYAQAQKVVEVELDGRLHRISILEPLEVITEDEMKAQDISECNSNKENSEQSSPPPSCAQTVRKQSTTRGRRRDSKCPPVKSPPPSKNHCSNSHPQTPEKLNTSQHHHMTLPEPKFHVLETFIPVKAEPLPTAYYRFIECPAEDQEAEAEYDMDEEDTAWLEMVNASRTSEGYTAVSQDTFELLVDRLEEEAYREARSRAPCQSTIDDDAFCCVCLDDECLNSNVILFCDSCNLAVHQECYGVPYIPEGQWLCRCCLQSPQKPVDCVLCPNRGGAFKQTSDSRWAHVVCAIWIPEVCFANTVFLEPVEGVSNIPPARWKLTCYLCKQKGRGASIQCHKANCYTAFHVTCAQRAGLFMKIDPVRETNINGTTFSVKKTAFCEAHSPPGQESNSDEESEGRVVGSRGRASRGRSAYTQGPITPKKGRKSENDAKADKKKGKKGTESTAQHTTSPQVIVPQIPTNRLNIVCKGIMVQRKNQFMQRLHSYWLLKRQSRNGVPLVRRLHSNFQSQRPMEQVRPEVDEKVSAAREALRYWQKLRHDLEKARLLVELIRKREKLKREQVKVHQAALEMQLTPMLVLLRSTVEQLQEKDTAQIFAEPVNIKEVPDYPEFISQPMDFSTMRSKLDSHAYRSISDLETDFNLMVSNCLLYNSKDTVFHRAALRLRDLGGAILRHAQRQCTNTGLDLDTGMLLPESPQKRDFYSCSWEDIDSVLDPDNRLHMTVEEQLKELLEKLDFVTSMRCSGARTKRIRLLRREINNIRRQGQNPRHSLHNGHLKDEEDDEEDDDDDEEDDDKDTKADNGLSSSDKEDLKSTSPPTLEPTGPAPPPRQGDAPLEPPTLRPITGEPKPRSWPCKRLKMDEDLSDSTTENNNCTKAHEQPASPPPILHSQGQVVANGLPELSTPPRPTTGGVGRRTSVLFKKAKNGAKLFRERDSPLQNGKGPQDDNTSITPTALSSTASTPSSTPLSTPSKTPQKSPGPPTIDERFISSEDKCSDTELKKTPKHTLGSGLTNGFNKHKDGGSDSDYSPCPVLRKEITSPPKRSLGKPALSKVPFLDIVNGDSDYTGNGSQMSGDDTELEPLELVWAKCRGYPSYPALVIDPEMPEEGLLHNGVPIPVPPKEVLHLGEQRQEETKERLYLVLFFDNKRTWQWLPRDKVTPLGVDDTADKLRIMEGRKTSIRKSVQVAYDRALIHQSRVSHNHGFVASNYL; from the exons ATGAGGAAGCCACGTCGAAAAGGCCAAGTGGCAGcgggaggagctggagaagaTGTCAGGAAGTCCAATGGGACAGTTGGTGGGCGTGGGGGTGCCCGCCAGCGATCCCCCTCCCCTTACAGCCTCAAAGCATCTCCAAACAGGGATACCCTCACTTACGCTCAAGCACAGAAGGTGGTGGAGGTGGAACTGGATGGTAGGCTCCACCGCATTTCTATTCTGGAGCCCTTGGAGGTCATCACTGAAGATGAGATGAAGGCTCAGGACATAAGTGAGTGTAACAGCAACAAGGAGAACAGTGAGCAGTCATCACCTCCCCCTAGCTGTGCCCAAACAGTCCGCAAACAATCCACAACTAGAGGTCGCAGGAGAGACTCCAAATGTCCTCCTGTCAAGTCGCCACCACCTTCCAAGAACCACTGCTCCAATTCTCATCCCCAAACACCTGAGAAGTTAAACACATCACAGCATCACCACATGACCCTCCCTGAACCTAAGTTTCATGTGCTGGAAACCTTCATACCAGTCAAGGCAGAACCTCTACCTACTGCCTATTACCGTTTCATTGAATGCCCGGCTGAGGATCAGGAAGCTGAGGCAGAATATGATATGGATGAAGAGGACACCGCCTGGCTGGAAATGGTGAATGCTAGCCGGACATCAGAGGGTTACACAGCCGTTTCGCAGGACACCTTTGAGCTACTGGTGGACCGCCTGGAAGAGGAGGCGTACCGGGAAGCCCGCAGCAGGGCTCCCTGTCAGAGCACTATAGATGATGATGCCTTCTGCTGCGTGTGCCTGGATGACGAGTGCCTCAACAGCAATGTTATTCTTTTCTGCGACTCCTGCAACCTCGCTGTGCACCAGGAGTGCTACGGAGTGCCCTACATACCTGAGGGCCAGTGGCTGTGCCGCTGCTGCCTCCAGTCCCCTCAGAAACCTGTTGACTGTGTTTTATGTCCAAACCGTGGCGGCGCCTTCAAGCAGACAAGTGACAGCCGCTGGGCCCATGTGGTCTGTGCTATCTGGATCCCTGAAGTCTGCTTTGCCAATACAGTGTTTCTAGAACCAGTTGAAGGAGTCAGTAACATTCCCCCAGCACGCTGGAAACTGACCTGCTACCTGTGCAAGCAGAAAGGCCGTGGTGCATCAATACAGTGCCACAAAGCCAACTGTTACACTGCGTTTCATGTCACGTGTGCTCAGCGTGCCGGACTGTTCATGAAGATAGATCCGGTGCGAGAAACAAACATCAATGGGACtacattttctgtaaagaaGACAGCTTTCTGTGAGGCCCATTCACCACCAGGACAAGAGAGTAACTCAGATGAGGAGAGTGAAGGAAGAGTGGTGGGCAGCAGAGGAAGGGCTAGTAGAGGAAGGAGTGCCTACACACAAGGTCCTATAACACcgaaaaaaggcagaaagtctgAGAATGATGCCAAGGCGGataaaaagaaagggaaaaaggGCACAGAGTCAACAGCACAACACACCACTTCACCTCAAGTGATAGTGCCTCAAATACCGACCAACAG GCTGAATATAGTGTGCAAAGGAATAATGGTCCAGAGGAAAAACCAGTTCATGCAGAGGTTGCACAGCTACTGGTTACTGAAGCGTCAGTCGAGGAATGGTGTGCCCCTGGTCCGGCGTTTGCACTCTAATTTCCAGTCCCAAAGGCCTATGGAACAGGTCAGG cCTGAGGTGGATGAGAAGGTTTCTGCTGCGAGAGAAGCACTAAGATACTGGCAGAAGCTGCGGCATGACCTGGAAAAAGCACGGCTACTGGTTGAGCTCATACGCAAAAGGGAGAAACTCAAACGAGAACAG GTCAAGGTTCACCAAGCTGCTCTGGAGATGCAGTTGACCCCAATGTTGGTGCTTCTCCGCTCTACCGTGGAGCAGCTACAGGAGAAGGACACAGCCCAGATCTTTGCAGAGCCGGTCAACATCAAAGAG GTCCCAGACTACCCAGAATTCATCAGCCAACCCATGGACTTTTCCACTATGCGCTCTAAACTGGACAGTCATGCCTATCGCTCAATATCTGACCTGGAGACAGATTTCAACCTCATGGTGTCCAACTGCCTCCTCTACAACAGCAAGGACACAGTCTTCCACAGGGCAGCGCTGCGTCTTCGAGACTTAGGAGGAGCCATACTGCGACACGCTCAACGACAATGTACCAACACGGGCCTGGACCTGGACACTGGCATGCTTCTTCCAGAGTCACCACAGAAAAGAGACTTTTACAGCTGCAGCTGGGAGGACA TTGACAGTGTGCTGGACCCAGACAACCGGCTTCACATGACCGTTGAGGAACAGCTGAAGGAACTTTTAGAGAAGCTGGACTTTGTCACCTCCATGAGATGCAGCGGCGCACGAACTAAGCGCATTCGCCTGCTACGTCGCGAGATCAACAACATCCGCCGCCAGGGACAAAATCCCCGCCACAGCCTTCACAATGGACATCtgaaagatgaagaagatgacgaggaagatgatgatgacgacgagGAAGATGACGACAAAGACACCAAGGCAGACAACGGTCTGTCGTCTTCGGACAAAG AAGATCTTAAATCCACATCGCCACCGACTTTGGAACCAACGGGTCCAGCGCCGCCTCCACGACAAGGGGACGCACCTCTGGAGCCTCCCACCCTGCGGCCAATCACAGGAGAGCCCAAGCCCCGCAGCTGGCCCTGCAAACGCCTAAAGATGGATGAAGACCTGTCAGACAGCACCACAGAGAACAATAATTGCACTAAAGCTCATGAGCAGCCAGCATCACCGCCTCCCATTTTGCACAGCCAAGGACAGGTGGTGGCCAACGGCTTGCCAGAGCTCAGTACCCCCCCACGGCCCACCACAGGGGGTGTTGGACGTAGAACCTCTGTGCTCTTCAAGAAGGCGAAAAATGGAGCTAAgctgttcagagagagagacagtcctTTGCAGAATGGAAAGGGACCCCAGGACGACAACACAAGCATCACCCCTACAGCACTCAGCTCCACAGCTAGTACCCCATCCTCAACACCCCTCTCCACTCCATCCAAGACTCCACAGAAAAGCCCAGGACCACCCACCATCGATGAAAGATTTATCTCCAGTGAGGACAAGTGCTCAGATACAGAGCTTAAGAAGACACCGAAACATACACTAGGAAGTG GACTGACCAACGGCTTCAACAAGCACAAAGACGGCGGGTCCGACTCTGACTACAGCCCTTGTCCAGTCCTTCGCAAAGAGAT CACCTCACCACCCAAACGAAGCCTTGGAAAACCTGCTCTATCCAAAGTTCCCTTCCTGGACATAGTCAACGGAGACTCAGATTACACTG gcAACGGTAGCCAGATGTCTGGGGACGATACAGAGCTGGAGCCGTTAGAACTGGTGTGGGCCAAGTGTCGAGGATATCCCTCCTATCCTGCTCTG GTGATAGACCCAGAGATGCCCGAGGAAGGCCTTCTGCACAACGGGGTGCCCATCCCTGTCCCACCTAAAGAAGTCCTCCATCTGGGAGAGCAGAGGCAGGAGGAGACCAAGGAGAGGCTCTACCTGGTGCTCTTCTTTGACAACAAGCGGACATG GCAGTGGCTACCACGGGACAAGGTGACACCCTTGGGTGTAGATGACACAGCGGACAAGCTTCGCATAATGGAGGGCCGCAAGACCAGCATCCGCAAGTCTGTCCAGGTGGCGTACGACCGAGCCTTGATCCACCAGAGCAGGGTCAGCCACAACCACGGCTTTGTGGCCTCCAACTACCTGTAG
- the nr1h5 gene encoding nuclear receptor subfamily 1, group H, member 5 has protein sequence MREWTEWEMNFSAGGFLSSTDGYCSTEPLQYYDMLADPLGYPLQDPDLQLLPYSQQQYNPASLPFPLYGSPPSSTSSPSSSSSSSQPCHPQYHYSPHCLEPPCDPSPEPHCGGLVQGLGVGGLPLVRRTRVGLGGKGRGQDELCVVCGDKASGYHYNALTCEGCKGFFRRSVTKKAVYHCKSGGGCEMDMYMRRKCQDCRLKKCQAVGMLAECLLTEVQCQSKRLRKGGKGRGQEEEENTDSRRVSSTSRLPAQALSASLSREQKYLVDRMVEAHRQYRAQDSSHCRLFEWPCAEEGESLSEVLSPNMQRLLQFARTVPGFDLLDFSDQSSLLSVSSLEVMFLLSAQQFSHNPTSPSPALQLFSMSPHNWLRNVESKENIHSRTPVNSGSSEDLFGPVLNFFHSMATLRVTEAEYTLLTATALLCSDRASLRAANCVEKMQELILDLLSRVCGAQAGAARGGPQRFGRLLGRLTELRTLRHNYLLLMRQQPGL, from the exons ATGAGAGAGTGGACTGAGTGGGAGATGAACTTTTCTGCAGGAGGGTTTCTCTCCTCCACGGATGGATACTGTTCCACAGAGCCACTCCAGTACTACG ACATGCTGGCAGACCCTCTGGGGTACCCCCTGCAGGACCCAGACCTCCAGCTGCTCCCTTACAGCCAACAACAGTACAACCCTGCCAGCCTGCCCTTCCCCCTCTATGGCTCTCCcccctcttccacctcctctccctcctcctcgtcttcctcctcgcAGCCATGCCATCCTCAGTACCACTACAGCCCTCACTGCCTGGAGCCCCCCTGTGACCCCAGCCCCGAGCCACACTGCGGGGGTCTGGTGCAGGGGCTCGGGGTCGGAGGTTTGCCTCTGGTGCGGCGGACTCGGGTGGGGTTAGGAGGGAAGGGCAGAGGTCAGGACGagctgtgtgtggtgtgtggcgATAAAGCTTCAGGGTATCACTACAATGCTCTCACCTGCGAGGGATGCAAAG GTTTCTTCAGGCGTAGTGTGACTAAAAAGGCGGTGTATCACTGTAAGAGCGGTGGAGGATGTGAGATGGACATGTACATGAGGAGGAAGTGCCAGGACTGCCGGCTGAAGAAGTGCCAAGCTGTGGGGATGCTAGCTGAAT GCCTTCTGACGGAGGTGCAGTGCCAGTCTAAACGACTAAGAAAAGGAGGTAAAGgaagaggacaggaggaggaggagaacacagacagcaggagggtCAGCTCTACCAGCAGACTACCTGCACAG GCTCTGTCTGCCAGTTTAAGCAGAGAGCAGAAGTACTTAGTGGACAGGATGGTGGAGGCCCACAGACAGTACAGAGCTCAGGACAGCAGCCACTGCAGG TTGTTCGAGTGGCCgtgtgcagaagaaggggaGAGTTTGTCCGAGGTTTTATCTCCAAACATGCAAAGACTACTGCAGTTCGCCAGGACAGTGCCAG GCTTTGACCTCCTAGATTTCTCAGATCAGAGCTCTCTGTTGTCCGTCTCCTCACTGGAGGTCATGTTTCTGCTCTCCGCTCAGCAGTTCTCCCATAACCCAACAAGCCCCAGTCCAG CCCTGCAGCTTTTCAGTATGTCACCACACAACTGGCTGAGAAACGTAGAGTCAAAGGAAAACATCCACAGCAGGACGCCGGTCAACTCAG GCAGCAGCGAGGATCTCTTTGGCCCTGTGCTCAACTTCTTTCACAGCATGGCAACGCTGCGGGTGACGGAGGCTGAATACACGCTGCTCACAGCTacagctctgctctgctcag ACCGTGCGTCCCTGCGTGCCGCAAACTGTGTTGAGAAAATGCAAGAACTGATTCTAGACCTGCTGTCCAGAGTGTGTGGGGCCCAGGCTGGAGCTGCGCGAGGGGGACCACAGAGGTTTGGCCGCCTGCTGGGCAGACTGACGGAGCTACGAACCCTCCGTCACAACTACCTCCTCCTGATGAGACAGCAGCCTGGACTCTGA
- the brpf3b gene encoding bromodomain and PHD finger-containing protein 3 isoform X2: MRKPRRKGQVAAGGAGEDVRKSNGTVGGRGGARQRSPSPYSLKASPNRDTLTYAQAQKVVEVELDGRLHRISILEPLEVITEDEMKAQDISECNSNKENSEQSSPPPSCAQTVRKQSTTRGRRRDSKCPPVKSPPPSKNHCSNSHPQTPEKLNTSQHHHMTLPEPKFHVLETFIPVKAEPLPTAYYRFIECPAEDQEAEAEYDMDEEDTAWLEMVNASRTSEGYTAVSQDTFELLVDRLEEEAYREARSRAPCQSTIDDDAFCCVCLDDECLNSNVILFCDSCNLAVHQECYGVPYIPEGQWLCRCCLQSPQKPVDCVLCPNRGGAFKQTSDSRWAHVVCAIWIPEVCFANTVFLEPVEGVSNIPPARWKLTCYLCKQKGRGASIQCHKANCYTAFHVTCAQRAGLFMKIDPVRETNINGTTFSVKKTAFCEAHSPPGQESNSDEESEGRVVGSRGRASRGRSAYTQGPITPKKGRKSENDAKADKKKGKKGTESTAQHTTSPQVIVPQIPTNRLNIVCKGIMVQRKNQFMQRLHSYWLLKRQSRNGVPLVRRLHSNFQSQRPMEQPEVDEKVSAAREALRYWQKLRHDLEKARLLVELIRKREKLKREQVKVHQAALEMQLTPMLVLLRSTVEQLQEKDTAQIFAEPVNIKEVPDYPEFISQPMDFSTMRSKLDSHAYRSISDLETDFNLMVSNCLLYNSKDTVFHRAALRLRDLGGAILRHAQRQCTNTGLDLDTGMLLPESPQKRDFYSCSWEDIDSVLDPDNRLHMTVEEQLKELLEKLDFVTSMRCSGARTKRIRLLRREINNIRRQGQNPRHSLHNGHLKDEEDDEEDDDDDEEDDDKDTKADNGLSSSDKEDLKSTSPPTLEPTGPAPPPRQGDAPLEPPTLRPITGEPKPRSWPCKRLKMDEDLSDSTTENNNCTKAHEQPASPPPILHSQGQVVANGLPELSTPPRPTTGGVGRRTSVLFKKAKNGAKLFRERDSPLQNGKGPQDDNTSITPTALSSTASTPSSTPLSTPSKTPQKSPGPPTIDERFISSEDKCSDTELKKTPKHTLGSGLTNGFNKHKDGGSDSDYSPCPVLRKEITSPPKRSLGKPALSKVPFLDIVNGDSDYTGNGSQMSGDDTELEPLELVWAKCRGYPSYPALVIDPEMPEEGLLHNGVPIPVPPKEVLHLGEQRQEETKERLYLVLFFDNKRTWQWLPRDKVTPLGVDDTADKLRIMEGRKTSIRKSVQVAYDRALIHQSRVSHNHGFVASNYL, from the exons ATGAGGAAGCCACGTCGAAAAGGCCAAGTGGCAGcgggaggagctggagaagaTGTCAGGAAGTCCAATGGGACAGTTGGTGGGCGTGGGGGTGCCCGCCAGCGATCCCCCTCCCCTTACAGCCTCAAAGCATCTCCAAACAGGGATACCCTCACTTACGCTCAAGCACAGAAGGTGGTGGAGGTGGAACTGGATGGTAGGCTCCACCGCATTTCTATTCTGGAGCCCTTGGAGGTCATCACTGAAGATGAGATGAAGGCTCAGGACATAAGTGAGTGTAACAGCAACAAGGAGAACAGTGAGCAGTCATCACCTCCCCCTAGCTGTGCCCAAACAGTCCGCAAACAATCCACAACTAGAGGTCGCAGGAGAGACTCCAAATGTCCTCCTGTCAAGTCGCCACCACCTTCCAAGAACCACTGCTCCAATTCTCATCCCCAAACACCTGAGAAGTTAAACACATCACAGCATCACCACATGACCCTCCCTGAACCTAAGTTTCATGTGCTGGAAACCTTCATACCAGTCAAGGCAGAACCTCTACCTACTGCCTATTACCGTTTCATTGAATGCCCGGCTGAGGATCAGGAAGCTGAGGCAGAATATGATATGGATGAAGAGGACACCGCCTGGCTGGAAATGGTGAATGCTAGCCGGACATCAGAGGGTTACACAGCCGTTTCGCAGGACACCTTTGAGCTACTGGTGGACCGCCTGGAAGAGGAGGCGTACCGGGAAGCCCGCAGCAGGGCTCCCTGTCAGAGCACTATAGATGATGATGCCTTCTGCTGCGTGTGCCTGGATGACGAGTGCCTCAACAGCAATGTTATTCTTTTCTGCGACTCCTGCAACCTCGCTGTGCACCAGGAGTGCTACGGAGTGCCCTACATACCTGAGGGCCAGTGGCTGTGCCGCTGCTGCCTCCAGTCCCCTCAGAAACCTGTTGACTGTGTTTTATGTCCAAACCGTGGCGGCGCCTTCAAGCAGACAAGTGACAGCCGCTGGGCCCATGTGGTCTGTGCTATCTGGATCCCTGAAGTCTGCTTTGCCAATACAGTGTTTCTAGAACCAGTTGAAGGAGTCAGTAACATTCCCCCAGCACGCTGGAAACTGACCTGCTACCTGTGCAAGCAGAAAGGCCGTGGTGCATCAATACAGTGCCACAAAGCCAACTGTTACACTGCGTTTCATGTCACGTGTGCTCAGCGTGCCGGACTGTTCATGAAGATAGATCCGGTGCGAGAAACAAACATCAATGGGACtacattttctgtaaagaaGACAGCTTTCTGTGAGGCCCATTCACCACCAGGACAAGAGAGTAACTCAGATGAGGAGAGTGAAGGAAGAGTGGTGGGCAGCAGAGGAAGGGCTAGTAGAGGAAGGAGTGCCTACACACAAGGTCCTATAACACcgaaaaaaggcagaaagtctgAGAATGATGCCAAGGCGGataaaaagaaagggaaaaaggGCACAGAGTCAACAGCACAACACACCACTTCACCTCAAGTGATAGTGCCTCAAATACCGACCAACAG GCTGAATATAGTGTGCAAAGGAATAATGGTCCAGAGGAAAAACCAGTTCATGCAGAGGTTGCACAGCTACTGGTTACTGAAGCGTCAGTCGAGGAATGGTGTGCCCCTGGTCCGGCGTTTGCACTCTAATTTCCAGTCCCAAAGGCCTATGGAACAG cCTGAGGTGGATGAGAAGGTTTCTGCTGCGAGAGAAGCACTAAGATACTGGCAGAAGCTGCGGCATGACCTGGAAAAAGCACGGCTACTGGTTGAGCTCATACGCAAAAGGGAGAAACTCAAACGAGAACAG GTCAAGGTTCACCAAGCTGCTCTGGAGATGCAGTTGACCCCAATGTTGGTGCTTCTCCGCTCTACCGTGGAGCAGCTACAGGAGAAGGACACAGCCCAGATCTTTGCAGAGCCGGTCAACATCAAAGAG GTCCCAGACTACCCAGAATTCATCAGCCAACCCATGGACTTTTCCACTATGCGCTCTAAACTGGACAGTCATGCCTATCGCTCAATATCTGACCTGGAGACAGATTTCAACCTCATGGTGTCCAACTGCCTCCTCTACAACAGCAAGGACACAGTCTTCCACAGGGCAGCGCTGCGTCTTCGAGACTTAGGAGGAGCCATACTGCGACACGCTCAACGACAATGTACCAACACGGGCCTGGACCTGGACACTGGCATGCTTCTTCCAGAGTCACCACAGAAAAGAGACTTTTACAGCTGCAGCTGGGAGGACA TTGACAGTGTGCTGGACCCAGACAACCGGCTTCACATGACCGTTGAGGAACAGCTGAAGGAACTTTTAGAGAAGCTGGACTTTGTCACCTCCATGAGATGCAGCGGCGCACGAACTAAGCGCATTCGCCTGCTACGTCGCGAGATCAACAACATCCGCCGCCAGGGACAAAATCCCCGCCACAGCCTTCACAATGGACATCtgaaagatgaagaagatgacgaggaagatgatgatgacgacgagGAAGATGACGACAAAGACACCAAGGCAGACAACGGTCTGTCGTCTTCGGACAAAG AAGATCTTAAATCCACATCGCCACCGACTTTGGAACCAACGGGTCCAGCGCCGCCTCCACGACAAGGGGACGCACCTCTGGAGCCTCCCACCCTGCGGCCAATCACAGGAGAGCCCAAGCCCCGCAGCTGGCCCTGCAAACGCCTAAAGATGGATGAAGACCTGTCAGACAGCACCACAGAGAACAATAATTGCACTAAAGCTCATGAGCAGCCAGCATCACCGCCTCCCATTTTGCACAGCCAAGGACAGGTGGTGGCCAACGGCTTGCCAGAGCTCAGTACCCCCCCACGGCCCACCACAGGGGGTGTTGGACGTAGAACCTCTGTGCTCTTCAAGAAGGCGAAAAATGGAGCTAAgctgttcagagagagagacagtcctTTGCAGAATGGAAAGGGACCCCAGGACGACAACACAAGCATCACCCCTACAGCACTCAGCTCCACAGCTAGTACCCCATCCTCAACACCCCTCTCCACTCCATCCAAGACTCCACAGAAAAGCCCAGGACCACCCACCATCGATGAAAGATTTATCTCCAGTGAGGACAAGTGCTCAGATACAGAGCTTAAGAAGACACCGAAACATACACTAGGAAGTG GACTGACCAACGGCTTCAACAAGCACAAAGACGGCGGGTCCGACTCTGACTACAGCCCTTGTCCAGTCCTTCGCAAAGAGAT CACCTCACCACCCAAACGAAGCCTTGGAAAACCTGCTCTATCCAAAGTTCCCTTCCTGGACATAGTCAACGGAGACTCAGATTACACTG gcAACGGTAGCCAGATGTCTGGGGACGATACAGAGCTGGAGCCGTTAGAACTGGTGTGGGCCAAGTGTCGAGGATATCCCTCCTATCCTGCTCTG GTGATAGACCCAGAGATGCCCGAGGAAGGCCTTCTGCACAACGGGGTGCCCATCCCTGTCCCACCTAAAGAAGTCCTCCATCTGGGAGAGCAGAGGCAGGAGGAGACCAAGGAGAGGCTCTACCTGGTGCTCTTCTTTGACAACAAGCGGACATG GCAGTGGCTACCACGGGACAAGGTGACACCCTTGGGTGTAGATGACACAGCGGACAAGCTTCGCATAATGGAGGGCCGCAAGACCAGCATCCGCAAGTCTGTCCAGGTGGCGTACGACCGAGCCTTGATCCACCAGAGCAGGGTCAGCCACAACCACGGCTTTGTGGCCTCCAACTACCTGTAG